One genomic segment of Hordeum vulgare subsp. vulgare chromosome 2H, MorexV3_pseudomolecules_assembly, whole genome shotgun sequence includes these proteins:
- the LOC123426075 gene encoding uncharacterized protein LOC123426075 codes for MERCTQPRSLPFGFFFPRAAGTDEEEEAEEGGRSAVRRPSNPLPAGGISRPTPAGRPTSISIWSAAAARSKVQAFLEAACSGDLEALRSRPPAPAPLLTCLASSLLLLVLVAEFGSALDEEGKGVAAVAAGMRDANKRTALHFAAREGRTEVSQFLVEQLRLPVDPKDDDCNGSLSPYPHAMTLFSAVVVGRALRILHSILQNLLTHVTRSNQRDNVSIETYVDNNMEMERNNQGHSSALLNVPDPEEDGLHIGNMFLPSTFWTPFFSGVLQIALKYSEEGIRVDALSIMILIIWIYFCNGKLASVAAEREYIARKEAFCASTFLAFELPYDVEDALQWR; via the exons ATGGAGAGATGCACGCAGCCCCGCTCCCTCCCCTTCGGTTTCTTCTTTCCTCGCGCTGCCGGtacagacgaggaggaggaggcggaggaggggggGAGGTCCGCCGTTCGCCGTCCGTCCAATCCCCTGCCCGCCGGAGGGATCTCCCGTCCCACGCCCGCCGGCCGACCCACGTCAATCTCAATCTGGTCTGCCGCTGCAGCTCGGAGCAAGGTGCAGGCTTTCCTAGAGGCCGCGTGCTCCGGCGACCTCGAGGCCCTCCGGAGTAGGCCCCCCGCTCCCGCCCCTTTGCTCACCTGCTTGGCTTCGTCGCTGTTGCTGCTGGTGTTGGTTGCAGAGTTCGGTTCCGCGCTCGACGAGGAGGGGAAGGGCGTGGCCGCAGTGGCCGCCGGCATGCGGGACGCCAACAAGCGCACCGCGCTGCACTTCGCCGCTCGGGAGGGGCGCACCGAGGTCAGCCAGTTCCTCGTCGAGCAGCTCCGCCTCCCCGTCGACCCCAAGGACGACGATTGTAATGGTTCCCTCAGTCCCTATCCCCATGCCATGACTCTGTTCTCC GCTGTTGTCGTCGGTAGAGCCCTGCGGATATTGCATAGCATCTTACAGAACTTGCTCACTCATGTAACCAGGTCTAACCAAAG GGACAATGTTTCTATTGAGACGTATGTTGACAATAACATGGAAATGGAGAGGAACAATCAAGGACACAGTTCTGCTTTGCTGAATGTGCCTGACCCAGAGGAAGATGGGCTTCACATTGGAAACATGTTTCTTCCTTCTACATTCTGGACTCCATTCTTCAGTGGAGTGCTACAAATTGCGCTAAAATATTCGGAAGAGGGTATTCGTGTTGATGCATTATCCATAATGATCCTCATT atttggatttatttttgtAATGGAAAGCTTGCATCAGTTGCTGCAGAAAGAGAATACATTGCTCGTAAAGAAGCATTCTGTGCATCTACTTTTCTTGCTTTTGAACT GCCCTACGATGTTGAAGATGCTTTGCAGTGGAGGTAA